One bacterium DNA segment encodes these proteins:
- a CDS encoding Hpt domain-containing protein gives MEFDEETLLMFIEDAEENLRGIEDDLLALETAGRDRDDKLADKVFRAFHSVKGSAGYMALQNIRELAYAMEKTMNLICARKLAPGPEVIGVLLESAAILKEMTENPRSSDQSDTSRQLEKLEKYYSFRE, from the coding sequence ATGGAATTCGATGAAGAGACCTTACTGATGTTTATCGAGGACGCAGAGGAGAACCTGAGAGGGATTGAAGACGATCTGCTGGCTCTGGAAACTGCTGGCCGGGACAGGGATGACAAGTTGGCGGACAAGGTATTCAGGGCTTTTCACTCGGTTAAAGGCAGCGCAGGATACATGGCTCTGCAAAACATCCGGGAACTGGCCTATGCGATGGAAAAGACCATGAATCTCATCTGCGCCCGAAAGCTTGCGCCCGGGCCGGAAGTTATCGGAGTTCTGTTGGAATCCGCAGCCATTCTAAAAGAAATGACAGAAAATCCCCGTTCGAGTGACCAGTCGGACACCTCCCGACAATTGGAGAAACTTGAGAAGTACTACTCATTCCGGGAATAA
- a CDS encoding response regulator, translated as MVFDGQTLQSFVEGSLDKTKEIEKKINALEAWESTEIDNVLADELIQTMLSIEHGAKSMELKNIEALASLIGNILSMVHYKTMLPLPHVVNALLNSTEILIELIKHAESSNEANIADILKKLEGISSIAKIPRVLIADDQTFFRQMLRKLLVSMKYEVVGEASNGDEVVELFKREKPDLLILDIHMPGKNGDVVLEEITELAPFARVVMLTSIGDSDIVTKCLKLGAVNYILKGATREHMKAKIERSLRAYLE; from the coding sequence ATGGTTTTCGACGGCCAGACCTTACAATCGTTTGTTGAGGGCTCTCTCGACAAAACGAAAGAAATTGAAAAGAAAATAAACGCTCTCGAGGCCTGGGAATCAACGGAAATAGATAATGTGCTGGCAGATGAATTAATTCAGACCATGCTCTCCATTGAACACGGCGCAAAATCAATGGAGCTTAAAAACATTGAGGCCCTGGCCAGCTTGATAGGGAATATTCTGAGTATGGTCCATTATAAAACCATGTTGCCGCTTCCTCACGTGGTCAACGCTCTGTTGAATTCAACAGAAATTCTGATCGAATTGATCAAGCACGCGGAGTCAAGCAACGAGGCAAACATTGCGGATATATTGAAAAAGTTGGAAGGTATATCGAGCATTGCGAAGATACCGCGTGTGCTCATTGCCGATGATCAGACTTTTTTCCGGCAGATGCTCAGGAAGCTGCTGGTTTCCATGAAATACGAAGTGGTAGGCGAGGCGTCCAACGGCGATGAGGTGGTCGAACTGTTTAAAAGAGAAAAGCCCGACCTTCTGATTCTGGATATACACATGCCGGGGAAAAATGGTGACGTGGTGCTGGAGGAGATAACCGAACTTGCCCCCTTTGCCCGGGTCGTGATGCTGACCTCCATCGGAGACTCGGATATCGTTACCAAATGTCTCAAGCTTGGCGCTGTAAATTACATACTTAAAGGTGCGACAAGAGAACACATGAAGGCTAAAATTGAAAGATCGTTGCGGGCATACCTGGAATAA
- a CDS encoding carbohydrate-binding family 9-like protein — MIDLEKISRQKLAEYTCHRASGEITVDGRLDEPCWQAAPWSSPFVDIISGEPAFFDSRVKLLWDDSYLYIGYRIEETHVRARLTEQDSRIWEDNDVELFIAGRDAYYELEINALNTIYEVFWIWDDVLGQPGSAYPTTEWSPTLRKTEKLSQFIPPMHPRGERTGFFDFDITGMKHAVHVDGVINQDNVEDRGWSVELALPWAELAPLADGRALPPVDGDMWRIDCSRFQHCGRDGTKLEQCAGWTWNKHGYMNSHIPETFTFLKFSTKPVK, encoded by the coding sequence ATGATCGATCTCGAAAAAATCAGCCGTCAGAAACTCGCGGAATACACCTGCCACCGGGCGAGCGGCGAGATCACGGTCGACGGCAGGCTGGATGAACCGTGCTGGCAGGCGGCCCCGTGGTCCTCGCCGTTTGTCGACATCATCTCCGGCGAACCGGCGTTTTTCGACTCGCGGGTAAAGCTGCTCTGGGACGACAGCTATCTGTATATCGGGTACCGGATCGAGGAGACCCATGTCCGCGCCAGGCTCACCGAGCAGGACTCCCGTATCTGGGAGGATAACGATGTCGAATTGTTTATCGCCGGCCGTGACGCCTACTACGAGCTGGAAATCAACGCGCTGAACACAATCTACGAGGTCTTCTGGATCTGGGATGATGTCCTGGGCCAACCCGGGTCGGCCTACCCGACGACCGAATGGTCGCCCACGCTGCGGAAAACCGAAAAGCTCTCCCAGTTCATACCCCCGATGCATCCGCGCGGCGAGCGGACCGGGTTTTTCGATTTCGATATCACCGGGATGAAACACGCGGTTCATGTCGACGGGGTAATAAACCAGGACAATGTCGAGGACCGGGGCTGGAGCGTGGAGCTGGCCCTTCCCTGGGCTGAACTGGCGCCCCTGGCGGATGGCCGCGCGCTGCCGCCCGTGGATGGAGACATGTGGCGGATCGACTGCTCGCGGTTCCAGCACTGCGGCCGTGACGGGACCAAGCTGGAGCAGTGCGCCGGATGGACCTGGAACAAGCACGGCTATATGAATTCGCACATCCCGGAAACCTTTACGTTCTTGAAATTTTCCACGAAACCGGTCAAGTGA
- a CDS encoding sigma 54-interacting transcriptional regulator, protein MMRMRRISLLLSTLAILVGSHRNLYAVKYPFRTYTAKDGLASNQVGSILQDRKGCLWLSTQGGISRFNGLNFTNYSVTDGLAGNSALKIFEDSRGGLWASFWGGGVSRYDGEKWTTLSDDYLRDNTVWTFFEDSRGRLWVTTFGAGVACLDKAGWQYHTVADGLPDNRVRTVFEDSKGNLWFGFQQYGVCRFDGKNWKHFYPLGPGALCQINSIVEDKEGDIWLAGYSKIKRESVAIEIRGTVEQGNYRIFDHKDGIPLGSDPSLLQDSQGNIWYSAQGGGVGVYDGTGWKTYTTQNGLPSDNITSIFEDKEKNLWFGTWGDGLVRLSDRAFVTYTEADGLPGNSVAPALEDRQGNLWFNDRYVEGVARYDGNKWTTYTSRDGLCSDHIVHLYMDSKGVIWFSSGYEISTLDGSRWKNYILENQWINRSFFEDRNGVIYIGTFQYKFNGRTIEPCLLKGENPDSPPSVLSTAQDTAGNLLFGTTECLLVFNGTDLRKLERGRVINAITGDPERCLWFATDSGLVKSDIQDYYGYAGENERLAGIRYTIESGLAHNDVLALCRDASGAVWAGTNGGGVSRLKDDAITNFTVENGLSSNVCNYILESGSRLYFVMSNGLNCYDGETFKVYTEEDGFTANTQSQPLLDRKGNLWFRSPNGVIKYDPSSDRPTLIQPPVYITGLKLFDKSIPVRDGIVLDYDMNGLNIEFVGICFASPGVLYNYRLEGLEADWIPTRQNSVSYTNLPEGRYTFKVKARNQDGVWSRETATLSFRILPPFWATLWFRVLSLVAIVAAFYGIHEFRTRFIKKRNLELLHEVSERKKVESALRKEHAEVESLKNRLQAENIYLQEEIRIEHDFKEIISNSDALNKVLERVEQVAATDATVLILGETGTGKQLIARAVHNVSPRAERALVTVNCAALPATLIESELFGHEKGAFTGALSRKIGRFELADGGSIFLDEIGEMPLDLQAKLLRVLQDGEFERLGSTATIRVNVRIIAATNRDLEKEVRQDRFRQDLFYRLNVYPITCPPLREHKEDIPLLVNHFVNKYSAQAGKKINFISPNLIDNLQSYDWPGNVRELENVIERAVIVSRRNKLELAESLQKETQPRDRDSRTPTLEELEREHIVKVLKTTGWRIRGKSGAAEILGLKPTTLESRMDKLGIRRNT, encoded by the coding sequence ATGATGAGAATGAGAAGAATTTCTCTCCTTTTATCAACCCTCGCCATCCTTGTTGGTTCCCACAGGAACCTCTACGCGGTGAAATATCCTTTCAGAACCTATACTGCCAAAGACGGACTGGCGTCGAATCAGGTCGGCTCGATCCTGCAAGACCGTAAAGGCTGCCTCTGGTTATCGACTCAGGGCGGAATTTCCAGGTTCAATGGTTTGAATTTTACCAATTACAGCGTAACGGATGGTTTAGCCGGCAACAGCGCTCTAAAAATCTTCGAGGATTCCCGGGGCGGCCTCTGGGCCAGTTTCTGGGGAGGGGGAGTGAGCAGGTATGACGGGGAGAAGTGGACCACTCTGAGCGATGATTATCTGCGGGACAACACTGTCTGGACTTTTTTCGAGGATTCCCGCGGCCGACTGTGGGTGACTACCTTCGGGGCCGGTGTGGCTTGTCTCGACAAGGCCGGGTGGCAATATCACACCGTCGCCGATGGACTGCCCGATAACCGGGTCAGGACTGTATTTGAGGACTCCAAAGGCAACCTGTGGTTCGGGTTCCAGCAGTATGGAGTCTGCCGTTTCGATGGCAAGAACTGGAAACACTTCTATCCTCTGGGACCGGGAGCGCTTTGCCAGATCAACTCCATTGTCGAGGATAAAGAGGGCGACATCTGGCTCGCCGGCTACAGCAAAATAAAAAGAGAGAGTGTAGCCATAGAAATCAGAGGGACTGTTGAACAGGGGAACTACAGGATTTTCGACCACAAGGATGGTATCCCGCTGGGTTCTGATCCCTCACTTTTACAGGACAGCCAGGGCAATATCTGGTACAGTGCACAGGGCGGCGGTGTGGGGGTTTATGACGGCACAGGCTGGAAGACATACACCACGCAAAATGGGCTGCCCTCCGATAATATCACCTCGATCTTCGAGGATAAGGAAAAGAACCTGTGGTTCGGCACCTGGGGAGACGGGTTGGTGCGGCTCAGCGACAGGGCTTTCGTGACCTATACCGAGGCGGATGGACTGCCGGGGAACTCGGTTGCCCCCGCGCTTGAGGATAGGCAGGGAAACCTCTGGTTTAACGACCGGTATGTCGAGGGAGTCGCCAGGTATGACGGCAATAAATGGACTACGTATACCTCGCGTGACGGCTTGTGCAGCGACCATATAGTACATCTTTATATGGACAGCAAGGGCGTTATCTGGTTTTCGTCCGGCTACGAAATAAGTACATTAGACGGTTCGAGGTGGAAAAATTATATTCTCGAAAATCAATGGATCAACAGGTCTTTTTTTGAGGACAGAAATGGCGTCATTTACATCGGGACGTTTCAATACAAGTTCAACGGACGGACAATCGAGCCTTGTTTATTGAAAGGAGAAAATCCCGATTCCCCTCCCTCGGTCCTTTCGACAGCTCAAGACACGGCCGGCAATTTGCTGTTCGGCACCACGGAGTGCCTGCTGGTCTTTAACGGCACCGACCTCAGAAAGCTGGAACGAGGCAGAGTAATCAATGCAATTACAGGCGACCCCGAGCGATGTCTCTGGTTTGCCACGGACAGCGGTTTGGTAAAATCCGATATCCAGGACTATTACGGATACGCCGGAGAAAACGAGCGGCTCGCCGGAATACGCTATACCATTGAAAGCGGTCTGGCCCATAACGATGTCCTGGCCCTCTGCCGGGACGCCTCCGGCGCGGTATGGGCGGGTACAAACGGTGGCGGCGTTAGCCGGCTCAAGGATGACGCAATTACCAATTTCACCGTAGAGAACGGCCTTTCCAGCAATGTCTGCAACTATATCCTCGAGTCCGGCAGCCGCTTGTATTTTGTGATGTCCAACGGACTCAATTGCTACGACGGCGAGACGTTCAAAGTCTATACTGAGGAGGATGGCTTCACCGCCAACACACAATCCCAGCCTCTCCTGGATCGAAAAGGAAACCTCTGGTTCAGATCGCCCAATGGTGTAATAAAATATGATCCTTCCTCCGACCGGCCGACTCTCATTCAACCGCCCGTTTATATCACCGGGCTTAAATTGTTCGATAAGAGCATCCCGGTTAGGGACGGAATCGTCCTCGATTACGACATGAACGGCCTGAATATAGAATTTGTCGGTATCTGCTTTGCCTCGCCGGGTGTCCTGTACAACTATCGACTGGAGGGCCTGGAGGCGGATTGGATCCCAACCCGCCAGAATTCCGTCTCCTACACCAACCTGCCTGAAGGCCGATATACATTCAAAGTCAAGGCGAGGAACCAAGACGGGGTCTGGAGCCGGGAGACGGCAACGCTGTCTTTCAGAATACTGCCACCCTTCTGGGCCACGCTCTGGTTCAGGGTCTTGAGCCTCGTTGCCATCGTTGCCGCTTTCTACGGGATTCACGAATTCAGGACACGCTTCATCAAGAAAAGAAACCTCGAACTCCTGCACGAGGTGAGTGAACGCAAGAAAGTGGAATCCGCCTTGCGGAAAGAACATGCCGAGGTGGAGAGCCTGAAGAACCGTCTCCAGGCCGAGAACATTTACCTGCAGGAAGAGATCCGGATCGAGCACGATTTCAAGGAGATCATCAGCAACAGCGACGCGCTGAACAAAGTGCTGGAGCGGGTGGAGCAGGTAGCCGCCACCGACGCCACGGTGCTTATTCTCGGCGAGACCGGGACCGGCAAGCAGCTCATTGCCCGGGCCGTGCACAATGTAAGCCCACGGGCCGAGAGGGCGCTGGTTACCGTGAACTGCGCCGCCCTGCCGGCCACTCTTATCGAGAGCGAGCTTTTCGGACATGAAAAGGGAGCGTTCACCGGAGCGCTTTCCAGAAAGATCGGGCGTTTCGAACTGGCGGACGGCGGCTCGATTTTCCTGGACGAGATCGGGGAAATGCCTCTCGACCTGCAGGCCAAGCTCCTGCGGGTCCTGCAGGACGGGGAATTCGAGCGGCTGGGCAGCACCGCCACGATCAGGGTCAATGTTCGGATCATTGCCGCCACCAACCGTGACCTCGAAAAAGAGGTGCGGCAGGACCGCTTCCGGCAGGACCTCTTCTACCGGCTCAATGTCTATCCGATTACCTGCCCGCCCCTGCGTGAGCACAAGGAGGACATCCCGCTGCTGGTCAACCATTTTGTCAATAAATACAGCGCCCAGGCCGGTAAGAAGATAAATTTCATCTCGCCGAACCTTATTGACAACCTGCAGTCTTACGACTGGCCGGGTAATGTCCGGGAACTGGAAAATGTCATCGAGCGGGCCGTGATTGTCAGCCGCAGGAACAAGCTCGAACTGGCCGAGTCTCTGCAGAAAGAGACCCAGCCCCGGGACCGGGATTCGAGAACCCCGACCCTGGAGGAACTGGAGCGGGAGCACATTGTAAAAGTGCTGAAAACCACCGGCTGGCGGATAAGAGGAAAATCCGGCGCGGCGGAAATTTTAGGGCTGAAACCGACAACGCTTGAATCGAGAATGGACAAGCTGGGGATCCGGCGCAACACCTGA